One Formosa agariphila KMM 3901 genomic window, TTCTGCAACTTTTATAGAAGTTGCTTTAAATGTACCTGCTGTAATTACCGAGTTGTATAATTGATCTACTACTTCTGCAATTTCAGGAGTTGAACCCGAAGTTACTTTTAATATTTTAGCAACAGTATGCTCTTTATCCCCTGGATTAATACGTTCTGGTGAATACCCTGCAAAGAAATCTTCATTGAATTTTAAACCACTTTGAGCTTCTAACACAGGAACACATTCATCCTCTGTAACACCTGGATATACTGTAGATTCGTAAATTACAATATCACCTCTCTTTAAAACCTTACCAACAACTTCAGACGCCTTTATTAAAGGTGTTAATACGGGACGATTATTTTTATCTGTTGGAGTTGGAACCGTTACGATAAATATGTTTGCCGACTTTAAATGTGAGACATCGGTAGTTGGCAATAAACCTATAGCATTAGATTTTAATCCACTTTCATCTTGAAGCACCTTTTTTAAATTTTCAGAACTCACTTCTAAAGTGTGGTCTTCTCCTTTATTAAGTTCTGCAACACGATTGGTATTAATATCAAAACCAATAGTATTATACTTTTTAGCAAATTCTACAGCTAGAGGCAATCCTACATAGCCTAAACCAATGATTGCAATGGTATTGTTAGTCATATTTTTTACAAGATTTAAACATAAATTTTTTCTAAAAATAATTCAAAATTTATCAACATTTAATATCTCACCACAGCTATACTGCAGCGCCCCTAAATAAAAGTTATTTCAATTATTTCATATATTTTATTGAATTTGTAATTAAACTACAAAATCTCTCTTTTTTTTAAGCACCATATTATTTGTAGCCTATGATATTTTCAATTCATTTTAAAACATCAACTTAATCACCTTTTATAACAATGTTTTATCTGTTTCAAAGTAAAAATCGAACACCTTACGCTATAAAAAAAACTTTGTTTCACTCCTGATTCAAAAGTCTCTCCAAAACCATAAACGGCAACAAAGGTACAAATACTTTTTTCTTTCTATCATTCTAAAATCCAAATCTATATTTTAACTAGATAACAAGTTTTAACCTACATCTATTTGATTTTCTTGAACTTTTTTTTGTTTCCACACCTTGACATAACACCATGTATTCTTTACTGCTCTATAAGTTCATCATAAATAACGAAACCATCTTTACGCTGATAACTATCTGTAAAAGTAAAATTAACCTTCCTTTTTATTTCAGATTCAATTTTACCTGCCATTTGATTAATATACACAGTATTTAATTCTTTTCCTTCTACCACAACATCAATAAGACCTGAATCTAACCCTTCTGCATAATCACCTATAACAATTACACGAGACACATGTCCCATACGAGATAATACTGTTTGAACAATAGTATCTAACCCCACGTATTTACGAACCATATTTTGTAATGGTTGATAAAGCGGATGATTTGTATTTGCTTTGTAAGTAACTTTATTTTGCTCTTTCTCTTTCCCGAGATAGCCTGCCGAAGATAATTGATTTAATTCTTTTCTTACAGAATTTGTAGATTCATTAAACTCCAATGCTAAACCACGTAAATAACCACTGTTATTTGAGTTGAGAAACAACTTAACTAGAATGCGAATTCTTGTTTTTGAGGTTATTAGTGATTCTAACATAAGGCTTTTAAAACGAGTAACAAAACTACTCCTTTTTATTAATATCAAAAACAATTTCAATAAAGATTTTAACGAAAACGTTGTAAACCATAATAATTAACAATGTGTTCATATTAAAACAATTATACAGAATTACAGTATATGTTTAATAGGTGATTTGAGTAGACTTTTAAAACACATCTTGAATTACACGTTTCAATATCCTTTAAAATCGAAATTCAACATTTGTCTAGTTTTAGCATAAATTTGAGGAAACTGTAAACGAAATTCTTTCGGATCCCCTATAAAATGCTCCATTATTACAGCCAAAAATTCAAATTGATTTACAAATGCATATTCTCTAAAAAAACGAGAATCTAACAATCGCTGTCTTAACAATTCATCTTTACTTAACAGCGCGGTTAACTCTTCAAAACTATCTGTAAAAATACTAGAACTCACATCTCCTTCTTTCAAACTATTTAAATGTATAGCATGAGTGAATTCATGTATACCTAAACTCTTATTGTGCTTCGAAGCATTAAAACCTTTATTAAAATCTGCCCAAGATACAACCAAAGCTTTCATTCTAGGGTTCATTTCACCTTTATGATAGGCCTTGTTGGTTGTAGAATAAAATTTATCCGGATATATAAAAATATTATCTATTAAACCTATAAAAAAGTCACGAAAACCAAAAGTCAGAATAACAGCATGTGCAGAAATCAGTAATTTCATTTCATTAGTCACTTCTAAACCTCCTCTTCCTATAAATTGTTTGTCTTTAATAAAAGCAATAACGCGATGATTAAAATGTAAGCGCTGATTAGTGTTTAAACTCCGATAAAAGTCGAATTTCTCATATAACAGATTCACGTCTCTTTGCTCCATTTTGTTTAACGACATGTAAAAATGTACAAACATTGGTTTCTTAAACCGAATTACATACACCATTTCTATCATTAAAAAAGAATAATACACAATAATAAAAAAAAGAAAAGAGAAGAATACACCCAAAATAATAGAATTAGGTATATTTATTTGCTGAATAAAAGCGGGAGAGATATTCATGTTTTTTTTAGTATAAATTAATAGACGCATAATAATTTAAGTATAAAAAACTGACTATCTGAGCATTCAACTCATTATTAGACAACATCCATCATTAAATCGGCAAATAACCTCATGATAAAATAATAATTTTCATCCTTAAACCCTTAAATTCAATAATTTTAGCAAAAACAAACAAAGTTTAATACTATTGTAAAACACAGTGTATATTTTTAATTATATTTGCGCTTCAAAAACTATCTTTTAAATTTAGTTTAAAACACTTACTTTATGTGAGTTGCTATGAATCAAAAAAAAAGTAATACTATGAAGAAAATTTACTATTTATTATTAGTCTTTTTATTAACTATAACACATTCGTCCTTTGGGCAGGAAATTACTGTTGCCACTCAAAGTTTTGAAGGTGTTGGAAATTGGGATTTAAATGAGATTCCAGACACAGGAACAACTCAAAACAATGTAATTTGGGGAAAAGTTTCAAGTCTAAGTACTTTAGTGCCGTCTGCAGGCAATCAATTTTGGGGGCTTAAAAATCCACTTACTAATCCTAATAATTCAGTTTACACCCTTGCATATGAATCTTTAGCAATTGACGAATATGAGGATGTGAAAATTTCTTTTGATTACATGTACGAAAGTACTTCTAGTATATTTCCTTCAACTT contains:
- a CDS encoding zinc-dependent peptidase, producing the protein MEQRDVNLLYEKFDFYRSLNTNQRLHFNHRVIAFIKDKQFIGRGGLEVTNEMKLLISAHAVILTFGFRDFFIGLIDNIFIYPDKFYSTTNKAYHKGEMNPRMKALVVSWADFNKGFNASKHNKSLGIHEFTHAIHLNSLKEGDVSSSIFTDSFEELTALLSKDELLRQRLLDSRFFREYAFVNQFEFLAVIMEHFIGDPKEFRLQFPQIYAKTRQMLNFDFKGY